Proteins encoded together in one Camelina sativa cultivar DH55 chromosome 9, Cs, whole genome shotgun sequence window:
- the LOC104712304 gene encoding uncharacterized protein LOC104712304: MVKPSDFKAIHRLVQSHYSRVNVVTATCRSKLSALSSPALPSNGVSQLQPNSGFHTFSSRPISKNFGFSQILPSNGVSQLQPKTCFHSFLSKPTSKNVGLSQILSSPKLVPSLQNCGVALVKPRVNMNFASAFRLFSSSGFRKIDGNFARKVVDKPIQAVSSTFARYRMALGLHVDAFWKNNNLLVFGAGAVFVCIFLWRIMFGIASTFVGLSEGMTKYGFLALSSAIVAFAGLYLRARFTINPDKVYRITMRKLNTAADVLEVMGAPLAGSDLRAYVMSGGGITFKKFKPSIRNKRCFLLFPVQGSERKGLVSVEVKKKKGQYDMKLLAVDIPMASGPDQRLFLIGDEEEYRVGGGLISELRDPVVKAMAATKEFDNLDRIEEEEDAERELQEAERKQREEIELEEAERKEREEMELEEAERKEREEIELEEAERKEREELEKLGKPSS, translated from the exons ATGGTGAAACCCTCCGATTTCAAAGCAATTCACAGACTTGTTCAATCGCATTACAGTCGAGTTAACGTGGTCACAGCAACGTGCCGTTCAAAGCTCTCCGCTTTGTCTTCTCCGGCTCTTCCTTCAAATGGGGTTTCTCAGCTTCAACCTAACTCCGGTTTCCACACCTTTTCGTCGAGACCCATATCGAAAAACTTTGGCTTTTCCCAGATTCTTCCTTCGAATGGGGTTTCTCAGCTTCAGCCTAAGACTTGTTTCCACAGCTTTTTGTCCAAACCCACTTCGAAAAATGTGGGATTGTCACAGATTCTATCAAGTCCTAAGCTCGTACCTAGTTTGCAGAATTGTGGCGTAGCCTTGGTTAAGCCCCGTGTGAATATGAACTTTGCATCGGCTTTTAGATTGTTTTCGAGCTCTGGGTTTAGAAAAATCGATGGGAATTTCGCTAGGAAGGTTGTTGACAAGCCAATCCAAGCTGTTAGTTCGACGTTTGCTAGATACAGAATGGCTTTAGGGTTGCACGTTGACGCGTTTTGGAAGAATAATAACCTTTTGGTGTTTGGAGCAGGAGCtgtgtttgtttgtattttcttgtGGAGGATCATGTTTGGAATTGCTAGCACATTCGTGGGTCTCTCTGAGGGAATGACCAAGTACGGCTTCCTTGCTCTCTCCTCTGCCATTGTTGCATTTGCT GGTTTATACCTTCGCGCAAGGTTCACGATCAATCCCGATAAAGTCTATAGGATCACCATGAGGAAGCTCAATACGGCGGCTGATGTTCTTGAAGTTATGGGTGCTCCTCTGGCAGGATCAGATTTGCGTGCTTATGTGATGTCAGGTGGTGGCATAACATTCAAGAAATTTAAGCCATCAATTAGGAACAAGCGTTGCTTTCTCCTATTCCCGGTTCAAGGTTCTGAGAGAAAGGGCCTCGTTAGTGTCgaagtcaagaagaagaaaggccaG TATGATATGAAGCTACTGGCAGTGGATATTCCAATGGCGTCTGGTCCTGATCAACGCTTATTCCTtattggtgatgaagaagagtaCAGAGTCGGTGGTGGTTTGATCTCTGAGTTAAGAGATCCTGTGGTGAAAGCAATGGCTGCTACCAAAGAGTTTGATAATCTTGACAgaattgaagaggaagaagacgccGAAAGAGAACTTCAAGAAGCCGAAAGAAAGCAGCGTGAAGAAATTGAACTTGAAGAAGCGGAAAGAAAGGAGCGTGAAGAAATGGAACTTGAAGAAGCCGAAAGAAAGGAGCGTGAAGAAATTGAACTTGAAGAAGCGGAAAGAAAGGAGCGTGAAGAACTTGAGAAGCTCGGAAAACCGAGTTCTTAG